A window of the Candidatus Kryptoniota bacterium genome harbors these coding sequences:
- a CDS encoding nitrilase-related carbon-nitrogen hydrolase produces MEKLKLAVAQIRPRLGDVAWNLAHHVDFVERAREEGSNLILFPELGLTGYSVRDLNSELALPINDKAFGKFKTLSKKISIVVGGIVREETGAIRNALIYFEAGEIKHVHFKVYLPTYGIFEEQRYFLPGKKVEAFDTKFGKIGLLICEDLWHISLPYLLALQGAKLILAAAASPTRLSGEGKEHSAYQSNSEQHKSISRLLSVFLAFTNRVGFEDGVNFWGGSEIVSPHGEVLAACKLYDEDLVSHGIDLAEVDRARLFARHFLDEDPALLMSHLKDLGY; encoded by the coding sequence GTGGAGAAGCTGAAACTGGCTGTCGCTCAGATCAGGCCGCGGCTGGGTGATGTCGCGTGGAATCTGGCTCATCACGTAGATTTCGTGGAGCGGGCGCGTGAAGAGGGTTCCAATCTGATTCTATTCCCTGAACTCGGTCTCACAGGCTATTCGGTGCGCGACCTCAATTCCGAGCTTGCGCTTCCTATCAACGACAAAGCGTTTGGCAAGTTCAAAACGTTGAGCAAGAAGATTTCGATAGTTGTCGGCGGAATTGTGCGGGAGGAGACCGGAGCGATAAGAAACGCGCTCATATACTTCGAAGCGGGTGAAATAAAACATGTTCACTTCAAAGTTTATCTCCCAACGTACGGGATCTTTGAGGAACAGCGTTATTTCCTGCCTGGGAAAAAGGTTGAAGCTTTTGATACAAAATTCGGGAAGATCGGGCTCCTGATTTGCGAAGACCTGTGGCACATTTCGCTTCCGTATTTGCTCGCGCTTCAGGGCGCGAAGCTAATCCTTGCTGCTGCCGCGAGTCCTACCCGTCTGTCGGGAGAAGGGAAGGAGCACTCCGCTTACCAGAGTAACAGTGAACAGCACAAGAGTATCTCCCGTCTCCTGAGCGTTTTCCTCGCGTTCACTAACCGTGTCGGTTTTGAAGATGGAGTGAATTTCTGGGGAGGGTCCGAAATCGTTTCGCCCCATGGTGAAGTTCTTGCGGCGTGCAAACTGTACGACGAGGATCTCGTGTCTCACGGAATAGACCTTGCCGAAGTCGACAGGGCCCGACTCTTTGCACGGCATTTCCTCGATGAGGATCCCGCACTCCTGATGTCTCATCTTAAAGATCTGGGTTATTAG
- a CDS encoding TPM domain-containing protein — MNRKLLLRFFVLVAAVLLSAVRISNAQSVPALSAYVTDLSGVLSSDQIQALDSRLKTYEDTTSNQIVVLIVKSVPDGDLEGYSMSVAEHNKIGQKGRDNGVLFTVDVGDHKTRFEVGYGLEGSVPDAIASYIIDELVVPDFKNGDYYSGIDKGITAMAAQIGGTFHADLKKHKGHVNAIPILVFIFFVFIFPMLFGNRRYSASSRGTRSGWWIFPLFLGGFGGGRWGGGGFGGGGFGGGGFSGGGGSFGGGGASGSW; from the coding sequence ATGAACCGAAAATTATTGTTGCGGTTCTTCGTTCTGGTTGCAGCGGTTCTCCTTTCTGCAGTCCGAATCAGCAATGCTCAATCCGTTCCTGCTCTCAGCGCGTATGTCACTGATCTTTCAGGCGTGCTATCGTCTGATCAAATCCAGGCGCTGGATTCTCGACTAAAGACTTATGAAGACACCACTTCAAATCAGATAGTTGTTCTCATTGTAAAATCAGTTCCGGATGGGGACCTTGAGGGTTATTCGATGTCGGTCGCCGAGCATAACAAGATCGGCCAGAAGGGGAGAGACAACGGTGTTCTCTTCACGGTCGATGTCGGCGATCATAAGACCCGGTTCGAAGTTGGATATGGTTTAGAGGGAAGCGTGCCGGACGCAATCGCCAGTTACATAATCGATGAGCTGGTCGTGCCCGATTTTAAAAATGGTGATTACTACAGCGGTATCGACAAAGGTATAACGGCCATGGCTGCCCAAATCGGGGGAACATTCCACGCTGACCTTAAGAAGCACAAGGGTCATGTAAATGCAATTCCGATACTGGTATTTATCTTTTTTGTTTTCATATTCCCGATGCTTTTCGGTAACCGCCGGTATTCCGCCTCGTCGCGCGGGACCAGAAGCGGTTGGTGGATTTTCCCTTTGTTCCTCGGAGGATTCGGAGGAGGAAGATGGGGCGGCGGTGGTTTCGGTGGAGGTGGATTTGGAGGAGGTGGATTCAGCGGAGGCGGCGGATCGTTTGGCGGCGGAGGCGCAAGTGGCAGCTGGTAA
- the aroF gene encoding 3-deoxy-7-phosphoheptulonate synthase: MLIVMEKGATDEQIERVEEKIRSLGWTPHEIPGSLRIAIGVTGNKGAVDPSLFTNLPGVVECIPVSRPYKLVSRDVKPEDTIVRVGDVDVGGPELVVMAGPCSVESRDQIMELAEFLKSQGAKVLRGGAYKPRTSPYAFQGLKEEGLKYLREAAEKYHMAIVTEVKDTETVQLVSDYSDMLQIGARNMHNFSLLEAVGRTRKPILLKRGLAATIEEWLMAAEYIASQGNYNIALCERGIRTFETYTRNTLDLNAVPLVKHLSHLPIIVDPSHGTGSWELVTPMALAAVAAGADGLLVEVHPAPEKALSDGKQSLKPEKFAELIKRLKQIIPAVNKRFEA; encoded by the coding sequence ATGCTCATAGTCATGGAAAAGGGGGCGACCGACGAGCAAATCGAACGAGTCGAGGAAAAAATTCGATCGCTCGGCTGGACCCCTCATGAGATTCCAGGCTCGCTGCGGATCGCCATCGGCGTTACCGGCAACAAGGGAGCTGTAGACCCTAGTCTCTTCACAAATCTTCCCGGCGTCGTAGAGTGTATTCCTGTCAGCAGACCCTACAAGCTCGTAAGCAGAGATGTCAAACCGGAAGATACAATTGTCAGGGTTGGTGACGTCGATGTGGGAGGACCTGAACTTGTCGTAATGGCAGGTCCGTGTTCAGTCGAGAGCCGTGATCAAATTATGGAACTCGCGGAGTTTCTCAAATCGCAGGGCGCTAAGGTTCTTCGTGGCGGTGCTTACAAACCGCGTACTTCGCCATATGCCTTCCAGGGATTGAAAGAAGAAGGACTCAAGTATCTCAGGGAAGCCGCTGAGAAATACCACATGGCTATAGTCACCGAGGTGAAGGATACTGAGACGGTCCAACTTGTCAGCGATTATTCCGACATGCTGCAGATAGGTGCGCGCAATATGCACAACTTCTCACTCCTCGAGGCGGTCGGTCGGACCAGAAAACCGATTTTGCTCAAGCGCGGACTCGCTGCGACGATTGAAGAGTGGTTGATGGCGGCGGAGTATATCGCTTCCCAGGGAAATTACAATATCGCTCTCTGCGAACGCGGAATAAGAACTTTTGAAACGTACACAAGAAATACTTTAGACCTCAATGCCGTTCCGCTTGTGAAGCACCTGTCGCATCTTCCGATCATTGTAGACCCGAGTCACGGAACGGGTAGCTGGGAACTTGTTACACCAATGGCTCTCGCCGCTGTTGCAGCCGGAGCGGACGGCCTTCTTGTAGAAGTCCATCCGGCTCCCGAAAAGGCGCTCTCGGACGGCAAGCAATCACTGAAGCCGGAAAAGTTTGCAGAACTGATTAAGAGACTGAAGCAGATTATTCCCGCTGTCAATAAGAGATTTGAAGCATGA
- a CDS encoding TPM domain-containing protein — protein sequence MIQRRIISRQELTNLSAQIAEIEKNTSAEIRVVVRHRKHWSERKLTARQVAEREFVLLGMSKTDNRSGILVFILVSERQFELLADSGVVKVLPDEYWTSVAQKLSEHFSKSNFYHGLTMSLSEIGTILKDKLPAAGGKSNELPNDIIEE from the coding sequence ATGATTCAAAGAAGAATAATTTCCAGGCAGGAACTCACCAATCTGAGTGCGCAAATTGCCGAGATAGAAAAAAATACTTCGGCTGAGATCCGCGTAGTGGTTCGCCACCGAAAACACTGGAGCGAACGCAAACTTACAGCGCGGCAAGTTGCGGAACGAGAATTTGTGCTTCTCGGGATGTCGAAAACTGACAACAGGTCCGGGATACTGGTTTTCATTCTGGTGAGTGAAAGGCAGTTCGAGCTTCTCGCTGATTCGGGAGTTGTGAAAGTTCTTCCGGATGAGTATTGGACCTCGGTCGCGCAAAAACTCTCCGAACATTTTTCGAAGAGTAATTTTTATCACGGGCTGACGATGTCTCTTTCAGAGATCGGGACGATATTGAAGGATAAGCTTCCGGCCGCCGGGGGAAAATCGAATGAGCTCCCGAACGATATAATCGAGGAATAG